The DNA segment AAATGTTTAGGAACGTGAGCCAGAGAAGGCTCATGCCGAACATGCCGGCGACGCCGCCGAAACCGACGATGGCACTGGTGGAGATGAAGGTTGCACCGTAGCTGAGGGCCATGACGAAGGGGTGTACGTCGCGGCCGGCGATGAGGTAATCGGCAGCGTTTTTAGTGCGTTTGAAGCCCAGCCAGCCCAGGTAGAAAGTCACCATGAGATAGGCCAGGACGACGAGTATTTCCGTTATACCAACTGCTTGTGCTAGTAGCATGTATTCCTCCAAGTTTTAAAGGATCAAGCGTTTCCCGCTGCCCCGATTAGAATTCTTCCTCGATACTGGCCTCTTCCTGAGCCCACTGTACATCGTCGGGCTCGACCTCTTCGTCGCCGCGATTCCAGGTGATGAGGCCGTAAACTACGCATATGAGTGTACTTACGATGCATAAAAGGTATGCCAGTAAAACGCCTTTACTCTCGATCCCAAACATGGCTCACTCCTATTTTGACCACTTGATGCGTCCGCAGACAGTGCGGAAGCATATTTAGTATATGGTATTGCAACTTCATCGGCGGTTAGGATGGAATCATTGCAGTTTTTTGTATTAAAACTCTGCGTTGTCCGCATATTTAGCGAGCAGTATACGCATTAACACGGACGCAGGCGGAGATTGAAATGTCAGATGTCCAGCAAACGGAGGGCGTTTTGGGATAAGATCAGGTCCAGGTCCGCCTGGGGGAGGTTTGTGTCACGCAACAGTTTTAGCTCCTGCGACTGGTCGTTCCAGGGGCTGTCGGTGCCGAAGAGGACCTTTTGGGGGCCGTGTCTGCGGATCAGGTCGGCTGTTTTTTGTACGCCGAGTGACCGGAAGGTGAAAGAGATATCCATATATATGTTGCGGCCGAGGATGAGCTGCTCTACTTCGTCCCATGCGTCCCAGCCACCCATGTGGGCGGCGACGAGCTTGAGATCGGGCCAGTTTTGGGCCAGGTCGCGGATCTTTGCGGGGTCCACCCTTCTTTCACGGGGAAATGCGATGTCGTAGCCGCAGTGCAAAAGCAGGACGAGTTGGGAAGTGCAGATATTGTCGTAGATTTCACGCATGCGGGGGTCGTTTGCGTAGAAGTTCTGGTAGAAGGGATGGAGCTTGACGCCGTGGAAGCCTTCGCGGGCGATCTGCTGGATCTTTTGGGGTTTGTCGTCATCTTTCGGATGCAGGGAAGGGAAAGGGAGGATCCTGTCGGAACGTATGGAGTCGCACCAAGTTAGGACGCCTTCGAACTGGCCGGGGCGGGTTGCTATGGTGCAGATGAAGCTTTTTTCGATGCCTGCGGCGTCCATTGAGCGTAAGAGGTCGGCGACCGTGCCGTCAAGGTATGCTTCTACGCCTGTTGCGCCGCTCTGCAGGTTGGCCATGGCCCTTTCGGCTACCGCGTCGGGGAATGCGTGTGTGTGGAAATCTATTATACGTGAAGGCACTGTCGGTAAACCTCTTTTTTAATGCTGATGAATTCAGGTTTGGTATGTATGACTATGGAAGCGATTTTGAAGGTGGTTGTCCAGTAAAAACCGGAAGTCGTTTGAAAACGCTTGATGTTAGGTGCCGTGGAGGAATGGAAAATCAGTATGCATATTGGGCCGGGCAGAATCGAGGAACTGTTTCAAAACTCGGATTTGTCTTTCGGGGGTCCTTTTTCCGTTCGACTTCGGTGGTCGGGCCGCCGCAGAATTTAACAGCCGCGCCTCCGACGAACTTTCCGTTGGGTCCATTCTCGGCGAACTTTTTTTGTTAATATTATGCGGCTGGTGGGTGCGGGAAATGGTCGGGGTGCTGGGACGTTGATTTGGTTGGCTGATGTTTTGTGATGATCTTTCGTTTGGGCTTGACAGTTTGGGGGGTGGGGGTGGATTTCAACCAAGGGGCTGCTGACGTTGCACCAGTTGTGCAGCTTAGATGTAAGTGTTTACTAGTAAGGCACTTATATGCAAATTAACGGTGTCTGACCCTTTTTAATTTATCCGACGACGTTGCCTGCGGTGTCGATCATGCAAATTAAAAGTGTCTGACCCTTTTTAGTTAGGGGTTGTTTTGCGGGGGCGGCCTCTGGGGCGGAGGGAGGATTCGAGGGAGAGGGCTTTTGCTGTTTGGTGGGTCCAGTCGGAGTCGCCGAAGGGTCGGCCGCGCTGGATGCAGGTTTTGATTTCGTCTTCGGGCAGGTCCGCAGCGCCGTCGACGAGCTTTGTCCATCTGCGGGGAAGGGGCATCGGGCCATCGCTTAGTTCCAGGGGTGAGTCTTTGCCGAGGCGGTTGGCGAGTGAGCTCCAGAGGTAGTCGGCGCTACGTTTGACGAGTTTTGCGCGGAGCGGGTTGCTTTCGACGTAACGCATGAGGGTGAGGTAGTAGGTGTCGTCCTGGACGGGGAAGCTTTTGTAGCGGCCCTGGTAGAGGTGGCCGATGCCGACTGTGCGGTGGGCGGCATGCCAGCGGTGAGAGTGTGTGCCGGTGAGCCATTTCATGAAGGCGGAGAGGTCGCCGTCGGCGCGCGGCCAGAGGACGAGGTGCCAGTGGTTGGACATGATGCAGTAGCCGCAGATTCGCATGTCGAAGCGTTCGGCGGCTTCGGCGAGGATCTGCTCGAAAGCGCGGAAGTCGTCGTCCTTTTTGAATATACGCAGGCGGCCGTTGGCGCGGTTGAGCACGTGGTAGACGATGTTTCCTTTTGCGATGCGTTTTTGTCTTGGCATAATGAGCGATTATAGGGGCAAAAGCAGAGTTGTCAAGCAGAAAAAGTGTCTGACCCCTTTAATTCACCTGACCCCTTTAATTCACCCCGATCTGCCACTGTTTGCAACAAATAAACTTGCGAATTAAACCATCGGGATCTGTACTTGTGATTGGGCTAGCACTGGTATAATTATATAAATTCATACCATCAGAATACTGTCGGGTAGCTGCTAGCGGACTATTCTTGTTGGCATCTGGCACGATCCCCAGCGGGTCCTTTTGCAGGAAACGGCCGGTTTGGGGGTCGTAGTATCGGTGGCGGGAATATTGTAATTTCAAAGAGCCGCCGTCTAGTATATCCAGGCGTCGGCCTGTGTACAAGTACGGATTTTCCTTTTGCGGTTTTTGCCAGCTCTGCGTGTAGTCGGCGTTGTAGACGGTTGCTTTGCCGTATGCGTTGTATTCATAGCGTTCGACGACGTTGCCTGCGGTGTCGATCAGGGCGGCGGTGCTGTAGAGGTGATCGTGGGCGTAGTAGAGGTCCGTGGCGGTGTCGCTGGTCATGAGAGGCTCGTCGATGTAGTTGCCATACACCGGGAAGTCATTTTGAAACTCATTTTGCTTTGCGGCGGCCCTTTTTCCGTCTGGCTGCGTTGTGCAAAATCGCCCATAGTTACGGCTATTGCCAATTTTGCACGCCTTGCCAGCCGAAAAAATCTCAGGCCGCAAATTCAAAAGCAGTTTCAGAAATGCCTTCCTGTACCGCTTGAAGTTGTCGCTGCCGTCGTATTCGGCCAGCACCTGCCAGTTGTCGTTGTAGTAGTAGATGCGTGTGTTCGCGGTCGTTTTGTGGTCGACCTTGCGGATACGCTGGCCGAGCGCGTCATAATCGAAGCTGGCCACGAGCGAACCGGAGGCATCCTTGATCTGGCTGATGCGGTTTTCGTAGTCGTAGGTGTACTGATAGCCGTTCTGGTCGGTGGTGGTGTTGCCCGCGTCGTCATAGGTGCAGATGACGTCATAGCCGGTGGTGGCGGAGTCGTAGCGGTTGGTGAGTTTGGGCTGGTGTTATGGATTTTGTAAAGAGCTTGTCAGAAGCCATTTCAATAGTCAGATTTATCTAATTTTCTAAAATCTGGCCGTCTTCGATCAGACTTGGTCTCAGCTTTTCGTAAGGAACATCCTGAACGGCAATATTGTTGTCTGCCGCCAGTGCCGCGGCTTGGCCCGCACTTTGCCCCAGAATCATAAAAACCGGCTCCATGCGGATCGAACCGTATGCTACATGTGATGATGAAAGACAAACCGGAACCAGCAGATTTTGGCATTCGTTTTTTTTCGGCACAATCGAGCGGTACGAAACCGGGTAGGGCGCGGGGCATGGCTTTCCGAAATTGCCATCATTACGGACAGTTACTTTTCCATCTACTTCTACTACTGAACGTTGACAAAAATGAGAATCCATTGGATAAGACGCCAGACCGACTGAATCCTTAACCGTTCTCTTTGATTCACAGTTCGCCTGGGTCATCACATAATCGGAAACCATGCGACGGCCTTCCCGCACATAAAGCTGGTGAGGCCAGTAACCCGTTTCCACAAACTCATCAGGATCGAGCCCGAATTGGTTAACCCTCTCCTGCAGCTTCTCCGGAACCTGCGGATCGTTCGCCAAAAAGTACATCAGTCCCTGCTGATACTCGACATGGTCCTGGAAAATCTGCTCACGTAGTTCGTACAATTCGTGCATGGGCATCGGCAAACCCCGCCTTGGTGCAGGGAGTTCATCAAAAGAAAGGGGCTTGTAAGTGCCGTCCGGCCAGCGATAATTGCCCCCAATATAGTCTGAAGAAAAGCTCCCCGCGTTATTACTGTCTCCGTTCCTCATCTGAACAGGCCCGTCCGTCATCGGACGCCTAGTGTAATTCAGCGTCCACCGGATACCCGGATCAAGATTCAAAAATCGCCCAAGCAATGCATACCTGTGGGGATCATACCCCTTCGGCTTATAGAACGGAATCTTGCCGTCCTTATTCGTCAAATACATTCGAAAGTTGTAAGCCTGAACTTTCAAATCCCCATCACCCGGGGTCCCAGCGGGTTCAAGAGATATCTCAGGAAGCAGCCCTGATTTTGGAACATCCGGAACCACATAGGGGCTCAATTGTAACCCGCAAAACTCGTAAACATTTTGATATGAGACCTTCTGCCATTTTCCAGCAAGCGACTCACCGTAAGCCCCCGCGGGCTCTCGCCCGACATAATACGACACATTCGCCGCCGCGAACAGATCCCCCTCATATGTGGAATCGACAAACACTTCTGCCTTGACCGTCTCACCTGTTTCCATGACAATTGAAACCAACCGACCGTTTCTAAGTTCCGCGGATACAAGACACCTGCCGAGCAACACCTTTACACCCGCTTCGTCAAGCATCGTCCTGTACAAGGATTCGGCCCGCGAAGGACTGAAATCTTTGATTCTGCCGATGCGTTCATAAAACCGCCTTGCCAACCCGCCTATGGATTTATTATCGCCCACGTCCGTCGCGGTCAATCCCCCCGAGGTCATCCCACCTACATGCCGGTTAAACGAAAACAACACTACCTTTTTACCACAATCAGCAGCCTGTATCGCCGCGGTAACGCCTGCGGTCGTCCCGCCGTAAACCGCCACATCACATTCGACCACCTTAGGCTCGCCGGGCTCAACCTGCTGATAATAAACCGGCCTGCCCATATTCGAACTCTGACCGGATGCGTTGATAGAAGAACTGCACCCAGAAAACAATAAAATCAGGACCGAAACCGCAAAGGCTGTAAAATACTTAGTAACCAGCTTCATTCGTAACTCCCATCTAAAAGTCATCTTCCCTTGAACCTAAAATGATCTGATATGGAAGACTACCATACCCACCCATAAACATCAAGAAAGTCTCTGGCAGTGTAAGAAATGTTTCGCACATTTGATTTTTTGTCTTTCGTTGGTAATTGCTTATCTTCCTGATGATCTTGCGTCCGCTTGCTTGAGCGAACAAAGGAAGGGTTCAGTCAGGCAAAAATCCAGCTCTGACGGGCTCCTCGCAGGAAAAACTTTACAAGACCGGCACACTTCAAAGCATTGCCGACCCTTTCCAGCGTTGATTGATGCACCTAGTTTTTAATGGGCTTGTAAGGTAATTCCCGGCGAAAATCGCTCATAGAGTGAAATAATACTGGAAGTTCTGTTTGGTTATTGTTTTAATGGGGAAAATAGATTGGGTAGGGTTGATCGGCAGCGATCGGCCATTAATGCGTAAAAACTAGATTCGGAGGTTCTTCATGTATCAGAGTGCAAAATCTCACCGTCAGGGTTCTTCACGTCGGGATTTTATCAAGAGCGTTCTTTATGCGTCGCCGCTGGTGATGCTTGGTTCTGATTTCGTATTCGGCGAGAGGACCATTGAGCCGTTGTTCGAACCGAAGAAGATTCGGCCGGGCAAAAAGATCCGTGCGGCACAGGTTGGGGTGTTTCATCGGGGCGGTCAGGTTCTGGATTCGTTCAAAAGATACGGGCAGCAGGTAGAGTTCAAGGCATTTGCAGACGTTCTGTTTACCGATCCTGATTCGAAGATGCGGGGCTTTGAGGGTGTGCCGTGCTATAGGGACTATCGCGAGATGATGGAAGAGATGCACGATGAGATCGACGCGGTAATCGTGTGTACGCCGGACCATTCGCATTTTCCGGCTGTGGCGCATGCGATGCTGCTGGGTAAGCACGTGTATGTTGAAAAGCCTTTGGCGCAGAACGCTTATGAGTGCCGGCTGCTGGAGAAGCTTGCGAAGTCAACAGGCGTTGTGACGCAGCTTGGTAACCAGGGGCATTCGGGTGCGGGGACGTTCCAGTTTGGTGACTGGGTCGATGCGGGGCTGATCAAGAACGTGAAGAAGATCGATGCGTGGATGGTGAAGAGCCGTCGCTGGCACGGGTGGACGATCACTGAATATCCGGATGTCGTTCCGCCGGTCGGTTATGACTGGGATCAGTGGCTGAGCAGGCGTCCGTTCAGGCCTCACAGTGAAAGGATGACGGGTGGAAACTGGCGATGCTGGTATGAGTTCGGCTGCGGGTGCATGGGTGACTGGGGTGCTCATATCCTCGATGCGATCCACAGGTATCTCAAGCTGGGTCAGCCTTATGAGGTTACTACGGAGACTTACGGTGAAAGCGATCTGTATTATCCGCAGGGTTCCGTGATCACGTTCAAGTTCAAGCAGCGCGAGGGTATGCCTCCGCTGGAGCTGAGATGGTTCGACGGGCAGGGGCATTATCCGGACAAGATACCGGCAGGTTACAAGGATAAGATGGGCAATGTGGGTTCGCTGATATACAGTGAGGACTTTACGATCCGCGGGCACAGTCATGGTGCACGTTATGAGATCATCGACGAGGCGAAGGCTGAAGCTGTCAAGAAATCGGGCAAACAGCCGCCATTCAGGAAGAACCTGTCCAACCACTACAAGAACTTTTTGAACGCATGTCAGGGTATCGAAGAGGCTAATTCGCGGTTTGAGGTTGGTGCTCCACTTTCCGAGATGCTGTGTCTGGGTTGTGTGGGTCAGAAGTATCCGGGGACGCTCAAGTATGATGCGAAGACGATGACGATCACCAACAACGCAGAAGCGAACAAGATGCTTAGGGGTCCTGAGGTTCGCGATATCTGGGATGCTTACGATAAGGGCAAGCCGGCCAAGTCGAAGAAGTCGCTTATCAAGCGGCCGGGGCAGGCGAAGTGGGAAGGCCTGGTCGATGACGGCATGAGCAAATGGCAGAACCCGTATGAATGGGGTGAGTATGAGGTGGTTGACGGCGAGGTTCATCTGACTTCGGATAAGGGCAAGTGGTTCTTGCTGACGGATAAAGAATACGCCAACTTCGTCTTTGAGGCTGAGATCAAGATGCCGGTTAAGAAAGGCAACTCGGGATTTTTGTTCCGCTGTCAGAAGAAAAAGAACAAGGCGTGGGGCTATCAGGCAGAGGTTGATACGAGCGACCGCAAGTGGTCGGGCGGGCTTTATGACGAGGGCAGACGCCGATGGTTCGTTTCGCCCAATCGCGATCATGCAAGCGGGAAAGAGCAGCAGGAGTCTATTGCCGCATTCAGGAAGAGAGCGGGCGACTGCTTCAAGCAGGGGCAGTGGAACAAGTACCGCATCGAGTGCATGGGGCCGAACATCAAGATCTATGTGAATGATGTTCTGACGACCGATGTTCAGGATCAGTGGGATATTGCGGGTTATATAGGGCTTCAGCATCATGGCGAGAAGGGGCTTACGTATAAGTTCCGCAACGTTCGGATCAAGGACCTTGGTGCGGGCGGTGAGGTATATTATCCGCACCGCGAAGAGGCCGCACGCCGGGCCGCTGCTTCGGGAGCTGTTGAGAATACGCTGCCGGGCGATGTTTATGAGGCGGAGTCTGTGGTACTCGGCGGCGGGACCAAAGTTGCCGACAACCAGAAGGGTTATCAGGGTAAAGGATTTGCCGACTTTGGCGGGGCCGGGTCTTTCGCGCATTTCGATAATGTTCTGGCGGATAAGACGGGCACTTTCAAGCTGACGTTCAGGTATGCTGCGAGTGATAACAACAGGGCGTGTAATCTTGTGGTCAACGGCAAGAAGGTCGGGGTTGTCAAGTTCCCGTCGACCAACGACTGGACGACCTGGAAGACGCTGGATGTTAATGCGAAGCTTGAGAAAGGCGGCAACTCGATCAAAGTTGTGGCTATCAAATCTGGTCCGAATCTGGACGCTATGGCAGTGAATAAGGCATAATGCCGGGTTAGCTGGCTGCGGGCAACTGCGGTCAAACAATTAAGTCAGATCAAAAAGGTCACGGTGAAAGCTGTGGCCTTTTTTTGGTTCATCACGTAATAAGGGGGGGGGCATGCAGTTGGGCCGGGGCAGAATTTAACAGCCGCGCCTCCGACGAACTTTTGAGTGGTCCATTCTCGGCGAACTGTGAAATCATGCTGCTGAGGTTTCTGAATACTGTAAGACATGGTTGTAGCTGTGTTTTATTTCGGGCGATAAGCACCCTTGCAATTCTGCGATTATGGTTTAAGTTGGAATGGAGTCTTTTACCCATATGGGAGTTTATTGTCGCTATTTTGCGAACATAAAAGGGTAATTCGGACGTATGATTCGTAAGACGAACATCTTTGAAAGGAGCATATAATGAAAGTTGCAGTATTCAGTACGAAGCCTTATGACCAGAGATATTTTAGCAATACCAATGATGGTTTTGGTCATGAGTTTACGTTTTTTGAAGAGAAGCTGGACATGAATACCGTTCGGCTCGCTAACGGGCACGGGGGTGTTTGTGTTTTTGTCAACGATGTGCTCGACCGGGATGTGCTGAAGCAGCTAGCGGATCAGGGGATTAAGCTGGTTGCGCTTCGGTGTGCGGGCTTTAACAATGTGGACATAGAGGCCGCGGAGGAATTCGGCATGCACGTGGTGAGGGTTCCGGCTTATTCGCCGCATGCGGTGGCTGAGCATACTATCACGCTGATACTTGCGCTTAACAGGCGGATAAATAAATCACATGCGCGGATACGCGAAGGCAATTTTGCGCTGGACGGACTGATGGGGTTCGACCTTAATGACCATCCGGTGGGCATCGTTGGGACGGGTAAGATCGGGGAGATCGTGGCGCGGATACTGCACGGTTTCGGCTGTAAGCTGTACGCGTTCGATCCTAAGCCGAGCCCTGTGTGTGAAGAGCTTGGCGTGGAGTATGTGTCGCTGGATGAGCTGTTTCAGAAATCATATATCGTTACGCTGCACTGTCCGCTGATGCCGCAGACGCATCATATTATCGATGCTGAGGCAATCAGCAAGATGCAGGAATGCGTGATGCTGATCAATACCAGCCGGGGGGCGCTGATCGACACGAAGGCGGTCATCGACGGGCTCAAAAGCAGGAAGATCGGTTACCTGGGGATCGATGTGTATGAGGAAGAAGGCGATCTGTTCTTCAAGGATCTTTCCGATGAGATCATACAGGATGATCAGTTCGCGAGGCTGCTGATGTTCCCGAATGTGATGGTGACGGCTCACCAGGCGTTCTTTACTCATCAGGCGGTGCAGGCGATAGCGGATACGACGCTGCAGAATATTTCGGAGATCGAAAAGGGTGAGCGCTGTGAGAATGAAGTGACGTCTGAGCTGGTCAAGAGTTAGAAGCGGTTCGGAATTCAGTAACGCAAGCAGGCTAATCATGAAATAATCGGGAGCCTCATCTTAGCCGCCGCATAATTTAACAGCCGC comes from the Anaerohalosphaera lusitana genome and includes:
- a CDS encoding amidohydrolase family protein, with protein sequence MPSRIIDFHTHAFPDAVAERAMANLQSGATGVEAYLDGTVADLLRSMDAAGIEKSFICTIATRPGQFEGVLTWCDSIRSDRILPFPSLHPKDDDKPQKIQQIAREGFHGVKLHPFYQNFYANDPRMREIYDNICTSQLVLLLHCGYDIAFPRERRVDPAKIRDLAQNWPDLKLVAAHMGGWDAWDEVEQLILGRNIYMDISFTFRSLGVQKTADLIRRHGPQKVLFGTDSPWNDQSQELKLLRDTNLPQADLDLILSQNALRLLDI
- a CDS encoding family 16 glycoside hydrolase, whose product is MYQSAKSHRQGSSRRDFIKSVLYASPLVMLGSDFVFGERTIEPLFEPKKIRPGKKIRAAQVGVFHRGGQVLDSFKRYGQQVEFKAFADVLFTDPDSKMRGFEGVPCYRDYREMMEEMHDEIDAVIVCTPDHSHFPAVAHAMLLGKHVYVEKPLAQNAYECRLLEKLAKSTGVVTQLGNQGHSGAGTFQFGDWVDAGLIKNVKKIDAWMVKSRRWHGWTITEYPDVVPPVGYDWDQWLSRRPFRPHSERMTGGNWRCWYEFGCGCMGDWGAHILDAIHRYLKLGQPYEVTTETYGESDLYYPQGSVITFKFKQREGMPPLELRWFDGQGHYPDKIPAGYKDKMGNVGSLIYSEDFTIRGHSHGARYEIIDEAKAEAVKKSGKQPPFRKNLSNHYKNFLNACQGIEEANSRFEVGAPLSEMLCLGCVGQKYPGTLKYDAKTMTITNNAEANKMLRGPEVRDIWDAYDKGKPAKSKKSLIKRPGQAKWEGLVDDGMSKWQNPYEWGEYEVVDGEVHLTSDKGKWFLLTDKEYANFVFEAEIKMPVKKGNSGFLFRCQKKKNKAWGYQAEVDTSDRKWSGGLYDEGRRRWFVSPNRDHASGKEQQESIAAFRKRAGDCFKQGQWNKYRIECMGPNIKIYVNDVLTTDVQDQWDIAGYIGLQHHGEKGLTYKFRNVRIKDLGAGGEVYYPHREEAARRAAASGAVENTLPGDVYEAESVVLGGGTKVADNQKGYQGKGFADFGGAGSFAHFDNVLADKTGTFKLTFRYAASDNNRACNLVVNGKKVGVVKFPSTNDWTTWKTLDVNAKLEKGGNSIKVVAIKSGPNLDAMAVNKA
- a CDS encoding 2-hydroxyacid dehydrogenase; the protein is MKVAVFSTKPYDQRYFSNTNDGFGHEFTFFEEKLDMNTVRLANGHGGVCVFVNDVLDRDVLKQLADQGIKLVALRCAGFNNVDIEAAEEFGMHVVRVPAYSPHAVAEHTITLILALNRRINKSHARIREGNFALDGLMGFDLNDHPVGIVGTGKIGEIVARILHGFGCKLYAFDPKPSPVCEELGVEYVSLDELFQKSYIVTLHCPLMPQTHHIIDAEAISKMQECVMLINTSRGALIDTKAVIDGLKSRKIGYLGIDVYEEEGDLFFKDLSDEIIQDDQFARLLMFPNVMVTAHQAFFTHQAVQAIADTTLQNISEIEKGERCENEVTSELVKS
- a CDS encoding transposase; protein product: MPRQKRIAKGNIVYHVLNRANGRLRIFKKDDDFRAFEQILAEAAERFDMRICGYCIMSNHWHLVLWPRADGDLSAFMKWLTGTHSHRWHAAHRTVGIGHLYQGRYKSFPVQDDTYYLTLMRYVESNPLRAKLVKRSADYLWSSLANRLGKDSPLELSDGPMPLPRRWTKLVDGAADLPEDEIKTCIQRGRPFGDSDWTHQTAKALSLESSLRPRGRPRKTTPN
- a CDS encoding FAD-dependent oxidoreductase produces the protein MKLVTKYFTAFAVSVLILLFSGCSSSINASGQSSNMGRPVYYQQVEPGEPKVVECDVAVYGGTTAGVTAAIQAADCGKKVVLFSFNRHVGGMTSGGLTATDVGDNKSIGGLARRFYERIGRIKDFSPSRAESLYRTMLDEAGVKVLLGRCLVSAELRNGRLVSIVMETGETVKAEVFVDSTYEGDLFAAANVSYYVGREPAGAYGESLAGKWQKVSYQNVYEFCGLQLSPYVVPDVPKSGLLPEISLEPAGTPGDGDLKVQAYNFRMYLTNKDGKIPFYKPKGYDPHRYALLGRFLNLDPGIRWTLNYTRRPMTDGPVQMRNGDSNNAGSFSSDYIGGNYRWPDGTYKPLSFDELPAPRRGLPMPMHELYELREQIFQDHVEYQQGLMYFLANDPQVPEKLQERVNQFGLDPDEFVETGYWPHQLYVREGRRMVSDYVMTQANCESKRTVKDSVGLASYPMDSHFCQRSVVEVDGKVTVRNDGNFGKPCPAPYPVSYRSIVPKKNECQNLLVPVCLSSSHVAYGSIRMEPVFMILGQSAGQAAALAADNNIAVQDVPYEKLRPSLIEDGQILEN
- a CDS encoding symporter small accessory protein — encoded protein: MFGIESKGVLLAYLLCIVSTLICVVYGLITWNRGDEEVEPDDVQWAQEEASIEEEF
- a CDS encoding RHS repeat-associated core domain-containing protein, which encodes MYGNYIDEPLMTSDTATDLYYAHDHLYSTAALIDTAGNVVERYEYNAYGKATVYNADYTQSWQKPQKENPYLYTGRRLDILDGGSLKLQYSRHRYYDPQTGRFLQKDPLGIVPDANKNSPLAATRQYSDGMNLYNYTSASPITSTDPDGLIRKFICCKQWQIGVN